In Phormidium ambiguum IAM M-71, a single window of DNA contains:
- a CDS encoding DUF3119 family protein: MTTATPIGSQQTVELAPSYTIPLVLVLGAIPFLLVLPWLSLAIAAFGLFLLFQTVAIRLKFTPTSLEVYRSQKLIRNFPYSEWQNWRIFWPPLPILFYFKEVKSIHFLPIIFDPKMLQACLEQRCPRN; encoded by the coding sequence GTGACTACGGCTACTCCGATCGGATCGCAACAAACTGTTGAATTAGCTCCCAGCTACACCATACCTTTAGTTTTAGTTTTAGGTGCAATCCCATTTTTATTGGTGCTACCTTGGCTAAGTTTGGCAATTGCAGCTTTTGGCTTGTTCCTGTTATTTCAAACAGTCGCCATTCGGTTAAAGTTTACCCCAACAAGTTTAGAAGTGTATCGCAGCCAAAAGTTGATTCGCAATTTTCCTTACTCCGAATGGCAAAATTGGCGAATTTTTTGGCCTCCTCTACCAATTTTGTTCTACTTTAAAGAAGTAAAAAGCATTCACTTTTTGCCGATTATTTTCGATCCCAAAATGCTACAAGCTTGTTTAGAACAGCGTTGTCCCCGGAATTAG
- a CDS encoding MlaE family lipid ABC transporter permease subunit — MSETTSNSGLERWGRRLVAAIFLGGQVIVHLIKGKIHRRNTLEQMATVGPESLLIALITAAFVGMVFTVQVAREFISLGAGSTVGGVLALALARELAPILTAVVLAGRIGSAFAAEIGTMRVTEQIDALYMLKTDPIDYLVIPRAIACSLMLPILTIMSLITGLLGGLIISSTVYGISQSVFLDSVRNFLSVWDVCSGEIKAFCFGALIAIIGCSWGLTTSGGAKGVGQSTTTAVVTALLAIFISNFFLSWLMFQGTGSAVLQGL, encoded by the coding sequence GTGAGCGAAACAACTTCTAATTCTGGTTTAGAGAGATGGGGACGGCGTTTAGTGGCAGCGATTTTCTTGGGTGGACAAGTGATCGTCCATTTAATCAAAGGCAAAATTCATCGCCGCAACACTTTGGAACAAATGGCAACCGTTGGGCCAGAATCATTACTAATTGCTTTGATCACAGCTGCATTTGTCGGTATGGTGTTTACCGTGCAAGTGGCGCGAGAGTTTATTAGTTTGGGTGCAGGTAGCACTGTTGGTGGAGTTTTAGCCTTAGCATTAGCCCGAGAACTCGCACCGATTTTAACTGCTGTAGTATTAGCTGGGAGAATAGGCTCAGCTTTTGCGGCGGAAATAGGCACAATGAGAGTCACAGAACAAATCGATGCTCTGTATATGTTAAAAACCGATCCGATCGACTATCTAGTAATTCCCCGTGCGATCGCCTGTAGCTTAATGCTGCCAATCTTAACCATTATGAGTTTAATCACAGGCTTGTTAGGCGGGTTAATCATCTCTAGCACTGTGTATGGCATCTCGCAATCAGTATTTTTAGATTCTGTGCGGAACTTCCTCTCCGTTTGGGATGTTTGTAGTGGTGAAATCAAAGCTTTTTGCTTTGGCGCTTTAATAGCGATTATCGGTTGTAGTTGGGGTTTAACTACTTCCGGGGGCGCAAAAGGTGTGGGACAATCAACCACAACTGCCGTAGTTACAGCTTTACTAGCGATTTTTATCAGCAACTTCTTTTTGAGTTGGTTAATGTTCCAAGGAACAGGCAGTGCGGTTTTACAAGGTTTGTGA
- a CDS encoding Rpn family recombination-promoting nuclease/putative transposase — protein sequence MKTNNLFHHILQNFPSIFFELIEHPPIETSGYEFHSAEIKDTNQRIDGIFVPAKRTRQPIYFVGIQTQFDEDFYYGFFTEIFLYLGNNKSNRDWFAVAIYPRRIIESVIPRPYHWLVESDHIKRLYLDELGLTANQSLGLGMLKLLVEDEEKTQQRAEYLIHQIQQLTPKNEQASFGELLTTILAYKFPKSGIQELTKMFQLSDLKQSKLYQEAKTEGKLETVPLLLDLGLSVERIAQELNLDLVVVKEAAKTLAGQETTLE from the coding sequence ATGAAAACCAACAACCTTTTTCATCACATATTACAAAACTTTCCCAGTATCTTTTTTGAATTGATTGAACATCCGCCAATAGAAACTAGCGGCTATGAGTTTCATTCTGCTGAAATTAAAGATACAAATCAAAGAATTGATGGCATATTTGTTCCGGCTAAACGCACCCGTCAACCGATTTATTTTGTCGGCATCCAAACTCAATTTGATGAAGATTTTTACTATGGATTTTTTACAGAAATATTTCTGTATTTAGGTAATAACAAATCTAACCGAGATTGGTTTGCTGTGGCGATTTATCCGCGTCGAATTATTGAATCAGTTATTCCTAGACCCTACCATTGGTTAGTAGAAAGCGACCACATCAAACGGTTGTACTTAGATGAATTAGGACTAACCGCTAATCAATCATTAGGCTTGGGAATGTTAAAATTACTTGTGGAAGATGAAGAAAAAACCCAACAGCGAGCCGAGTACTTAATTCATCAAATACAACAACTAACCCCGAAAAATGAACAAGCAAGTTTTGGGGAATTATTGACAACAATTTTAGCTTATAAATTTCCTAAATCGGGGATTCAGGAGTTAACAAAAATGTTTCAATTAAGCGATTTAAAACAAAGCAAACTTTATCAAGAAGCTAAAACAGAAGGAAAATTAGAAACAGTACCTCTGTTATTAGATTTAGGATTATCTGTGGAGAGAATTGCTCAGGAATTGAATTTAGATTTGGTCGTAGTTAAGGAAGCCGCTAAAACATTAGCTGGTCAAGAAACGACTTTGGAATAA
- a CDS encoding Ppx/GppA phosphatase family protein, protein MGNPVVENQVNSLNAAGEKNRILAAIDMGTNSIHMVVVRIIPELPAFMIIEREKDTVRLGDRDPDTHNLKPEVMEKAIATLHRCREVAKSLNAEQIIAVATSAVREAPNGRDFLKQVEAETGLVVDLISGQEEARRIYLGVLSGMEFNNQPHIIIDIGGGSTELILGDSHEPRSLSSTKVGAVRLSSEFITTDPISNSEFYYLQAYIRVMLERAVDDLKANLKPGESPRLVGTSGTIETLAMIHAREKYGMIPNPLNGYQFSLKDLREIVNRLRKMNNAERAAIPGMSDRRSEIILAGALILQEAISLLGLESITICERSLREGVIVDWMLTHGLIEDRLRYQGSVRERSVFKTAQKYRVDLVHSQKVAELALSIFEQTQGKLHNWGELEKELLWAAAILHNCGHYISHSSHHKHSYYLIRYSELLGYTESEIELIANLARYHRKSAPKKKHENYRNLPTKEYRQMVSQLSAFLRISVALDRRQIGAISRLRCEYLPELAEFRLKLFPNFPNDDCDLEIWSLNYKKDSFEAEYGVKLVAQLEPNTVNL, encoded by the coding sequence ATGGGAAATCCTGTTGTGGAAAATCAGGTAAATAGTCTTAATGCAGCTGGGGAAAAAAATCGGATTCTGGCTGCGATCGATATGGGTACTAATTCAATTCACATGGTAGTGGTGCGAATTATCCCAGAGTTACCAGCTTTTATGATTATTGAACGGGAAAAAGATACTGTTAGGTTAGGCGATCGAGATCCCGATACCCACAACTTGAAGCCGGAAGTAATGGAAAAGGCGATCGCCACTTTGCATCGTTGTCGAGAAGTTGCCAAAAGTTTGAATGCAGAACAAATTATTGCGGTGGCGACTAGTGCAGTACGCGAAGCACCTAATGGACGGGATTTTCTCAAACAAGTGGAAGCGGAAACAGGTTTAGTTGTCGATTTAATTTCTGGACAAGAAGAAGCGAGAAGAATTTATTTAGGCGTTTTGTCGGGGATGGAATTTAATAACCAACCTCACATTATTATTGATATTGGGGGCGGTTCTACAGAGTTAATTTTAGGAGATAGTCACGAACCGCGATCGCTTAGTAGTACCAAAGTTGGTGCAGTTAGACTTAGTTCTGAATTTATCACTACCGATCCGATTAGTAACTCGGAATTCTATTACCTGCAAGCTTATATTCGGGTAATGTTAGAAAGAGCAGTTGATGATTTAAAAGCTAATTTAAAACCTGGTGAATCCCCGCGTTTAGTGGGAACTTCGGGAACAATTGAAACTTTAGCGATGATTCATGCCCGCGAAAAATATGGGATGATTCCTAATCCTTTAAATGGTTATCAATTTAGTTTGAAAGATTTACGCGAAATTGTAAATCGGTTACGTAAAATGAATAATGCTGAACGCGCTGCTATACCGGGAATGTCCGATCGGCGATCGGAAATTATTTTAGCTGGTGCGTTAATTTTACAAGAAGCAATTTCTTTATTAGGTTTAGAAAGTATTACTATTTGTGAGCGCAGTTTGCGCGAAGGTGTCATTGTTGATTGGATGTTGACACATGGTTTAATTGAAGATCGGTTGCGTTATCAAGGTTCAGTTAGAGAACGTAGCGTCTTCAAAACTGCTCAAAAATATCGAGTTGATTTAGTACATAGTCAAAAAGTTGCAGAATTGGCATTGAGTATTTTCGAGCAAACCCAAGGTAAATTACATAATTGGGGAGAATTAGAAAAAGAATTACTCTGGGCTGCTGCTATTTTACATAATTGTGGGCATTATATTAGTCATTCATCACACCACAAGCATTCTTACTATTTAATTCGCTATAGCGAGTTACTTGGTTATACAGAAAGTGAAATCGAATTAATTGCTAATTTAGCTCGATATCACCGCAAAAGTGCGCCGAAGAAAAAACATGAAAATTATCGAAATTTGCCAACCAAAGAATATCGCCAAATGGTCAGTCAGTTGAGTGCTTTCTTGAGAATATCAGTAGCATTAGATCGTAGGCAAATAGGGGCGATTAGTCGTTTGCGGTGTGAGTATCTTCCCGAATTAGCAGAATTTCGTTTAAAACTTTTCCCAAATTTCCCTAATGATGATTGCGACTTAGAAATTTGGAGTTTAAATTATAAGAAAGACTCTTTTGAAGCTGAATATGGCGTTAAATTAGTCGCTCAATTGGAACCTAATACTGTTAATCTTTAG
- a CDS encoding 4-hydroxybenzoate solanesyltransferase, with amino-acid sequence MLSQDTPQTFPGATIIRLLRWDKPAGRLILMIPALWAVFLAARGTPPAPLVGVIVLGSLATSAAGCVVNDLWDRDIDPQVERTKERPLASRALSIRTGIVIAIIAMCCAGVLALYLNPLSFWLCVAAIPVIIFYPTAKRVFPIPQLVLSIAWGFAVLISWSAAVGNLEFDTWLLWGATVLWTLGFDTVYAMSDKEDDLQIGINSSAIFFGNYAPEAVGIFFVGTAVLLAWLGVDMQLNFGFWLTFVIAAFCWIWHYSQLRKADLPKPTYGQIFRQNVWIGLVLLGGMIWGILA; translated from the coding sequence ATGCTGTCTCAAGATACACCGCAAACCTTCCCTGGCGCTACCATAATTCGACTGTTGAGATGGGATAAACCAGCAGGACGTTTAATTTTAATGATACCTGCACTTTGGGCGGTATTTTTAGCTGCTAGAGGTACGCCACCAGCACCACTCGTCGGCGTAATAGTCTTAGGGAGTTTAGCGACAAGTGCAGCTGGCTGCGTTGTTAATGATTTGTGGGATCGAGATATCGATCCACAAGTAGAAAGAACAAAAGAACGTCCCCTTGCTTCTCGCGCTTTATCAATTCGCACTGGAATTGTCATTGCCATTATTGCTATGTGTTGTGCAGGTGTATTAGCACTTTATCTAAATCCTTTAAGCTTTTGGTTGTGCGTCGCCGCCATTCCGGTAATTATTTTTTACCCCACTGCAAAAAGAGTATTTCCCATCCCTCAATTAGTATTATCAATTGCTTGGGGTTTTGCCGTATTAATTAGTTGGAGTGCAGCCGTAGGAAATTTAGAATTTGATACCTGGTTACTTTGGGGTGCAACAGTACTTTGGACATTAGGATTTGATACTGTTTATGCCATGAGTGACAAAGAAGATGACCTACAAATTGGAATTAATTCTAGTGCGATATTTTTTGGTAATTACGCACCGGAAGCAGTGGGAATTTTCTTTGTTGGAACTGCGGTTTTGCTAGCTTGGTTAGGTGTAGATATGCAGTTAAATTTCGGCTTTTGGTTAACTTTTGTTATAGCTGCATTTTGCTGGATTTGGCATTATTCCCAATTACGCAAGGCTGATTTACCAAAACCAACTTACGGACAAATCTTTCGGCAAAATGTATGGATTGGATTAGTCTTGTTGGGTGGAATGATTTGGGGAATACTTGCCTAA
- a CDS encoding TIGR00725 family protein, producing the protein MRKIIIGVMGPGANATEFDLENAYQLGKLIAEAGWVLLTGGRNEGVMDAASKGAKSANGLTIGILPSSDTSTASEAVDIAIVTDLGNARNNINVLSSDMIIACGMGAGTASEIALALKVNKQVILLNSDENSQVFFQSLAKDRVLVAENPGEAIELVRLRSPTF; encoded by the coding sequence ATGAGAAAAATTATTATTGGTGTGATGGGTCCGGGCGCTAACGCCACAGAGTTTGATTTAGAAAATGCTTATCAGCTAGGGAAATTAATTGCCGAAGCTGGGTGGGTATTGCTCACAGGGGGAAGAAATGAAGGTGTCATGGATGCTGCTAGTAAAGGTGCAAAATCTGCTAATGGTTTAACGATCGGTATTCTTCCTTCATCTGATACTAGTACTGCTTCGGAAGCTGTTGATATTGCAATTGTTACAGATTTGGGAAATGCCAGAAATAATATTAATGTGCTTTCCAGCGATATGATTATTGCTTGTGGAATGGGTGCTGGAACTGCTTCGGAAATTGCTTTAGCTTTGAAGGTAAATAAGCAAGTGATTTTGTTAAATAGTGATGAGAATAGTCAAGTATTTTTTCAAAGTTTAGCCAAAGATCGAGTTTTAGTTGCGGAAAATCCGGGAGAAGCTATTGAGTTAGTTAGACTCAGATCCCCGACTTTTTAG
- a CDS encoding OmpA family protein — protein MGRFFLVFLFRFLLLVVGGGFAALLGVALATVFPATMPQKPLVAKVPQLIPGISTDQNSNNPNVATPSETKPQLTQAQRKQLETELKLLERQLKTSSDRTKLRPRIRAIRQQLRVNLVQLPSASQLALSTEPIINPETLTGLIPSDVLFEDNQSFLLTEGKPVLDKLVDELQSYPGASVVIGVHTDSVGEESNNRILSFRQTEAIVNYLSSTLGKSYTWIPVGYGETFPLVNDENQTNLQFNRRVEIKVNPK, from the coding sequence ATGGGGCGATTTTTCTTAGTTTTCCTATTTCGGTTTCTCTTGTTGGTGGTAGGTGGTGGTTTTGCTGCCCTTTTAGGTGTGGCATTGGCTACCGTTTTTCCAGCAACAATGCCACAAAAACCTTTGGTAGCAAAAGTACCGCAATTAATTCCGGGTATCAGTACCGATCAAAATAGTAATAATCCTAACGTTGCTACTCCATCCGAGACAAAGCCGCAGTTAACACAGGCGCAAAGGAAGCAACTGGAAACAGAATTAAAACTCTTGGAAAGACAGTTAAAGACTAGTAGCGATCGCACTAAACTACGACCCAGAATTAGAGCAATTCGTCAACAATTGCGGGTAAATTTAGTTCAACTCCCATCAGCTAGTCAATTAGCTTTGTCAACTGAACCAATAATTAATCCAGAGACTCTTACTGGATTAATTCCTTCGGATGTTTTATTTGAAGATAACCAAAGTTTCTTATTAACTGAGGGTAAACCTGTTTTAGATAAATTGGTTGATGAGTTACAAAGTTACCCAGGTGCATCTGTTGTGATTGGTGTGCATACTGATAGCGTAGGTGAAGAAAGCAACAACCGGATATTATCTTTCCGTCAAACGGAAGCGATCGTTAATTATCTTTCCTCTACCTTGGGTAAATCATATACTTGGATACCTGTAGGTTACGGCGAAACTTTTCCGTTAGTGAACGATGAAAATCAAACAAATCTTCAATTTAACCGTCGGGTAGAAATTAAAGTAAACCCGAAATAA
- the fmt gene encoding methionyl-tRNA formyltransferase: MKIIFFGTPQFAVPTLEKLLNHPEFEVLSVVTQPDKRRGRGNQLIPSPVKELALSHQLPVWQPTRIKKDEETLALLQAATADVFVVVAYGQILSQQILDMPKIGCVNVHGSILPKYRGAAPIQWCLYHGEKETGITTMLMDAGMDTGAMLLKAETPIALLDNSLDLAKNLSVLGADLLIETLLKLQRQEIQPIPQDNSIATYASLIKKPDYLIDWSQSAIALHNQIRGFYPDCVASLRGNSLKITATAPLGSDYWTDLPSSLQVLEKDWPNISSHVGQPGEVVSLAKGIGPIIQTGQGLLLLREVQMAGKRPQSGWDFVNGTRLTVGEVLENGQ, encoded by the coding sequence ATGAAAATCATCTTTTTTGGCACGCCACAATTTGCAGTTCCCACATTAGAAAAGCTGTTAAATCATCCAGAATTTGAAGTTTTGTCTGTGGTTACTCAACCGGATAAACGTCGCGGTAGAGGTAATCAACTAATACCGTCTCCGGTAAAAGAGTTAGCTTTATCTCATCAATTACCAGTTTGGCAACCAACTAGAATTAAAAAAGATGAGGAAACTTTAGCTTTATTGCAAGCTGCTACTGCCGATGTATTTGTCGTCGTAGCTTACGGACAAATACTGTCGCAGCAAATTTTAGATATGCCCAAAATTGGTTGTGTGAATGTTCACGGTTCAATTTTGCCGAAATATCGAGGTGCGGCACCGATTCAATGGTGTTTGTATCATGGAGAAAAGGAAACTGGTATTACTACCATGTTGATGGATGCGGGAATGGATACTGGTGCAATGTTGTTAAAAGCTGAAACACCGATCGCACTATTAGATAATTCCCTCGATTTAGCCAAAAATTTATCGGTATTAGGGGCAGATTTGTTAATTGAAACTCTATTAAAATTGCAACGCCAAGAGATTCAACCCATTCCCCAAGATAATTCAATTGCTACTTATGCTTCCTTAATTAAAAAACCAGATTATTTGATAGATTGGTCACAATCGGCGATCGCATTACACAATCAAATTAGAGGATTTTACCCCGATTGTGTGGCAAGTTTACGGGGAAATTCCTTAAAAATTACCGCTACTGCCCCCCTTGGTTCTGATTACTGGACAGATTTACCATCATCCTTACAAGTGTTAGAAAAAGATTGGCCTAATATATCTTCTCATGTTGGTCAGCCAGGGGAAGTAGTCAGTCTTGCCAAGGGAATAGGCCCCATCATTCAAACTGGACAGGGACTTTTGCTACTTCGAGAAGTTCAAATGGCTGGCAAACGTCCCCAGTCGGGATGGGATTTTGTCAATGGAACTCGCCTCACAGTTGGAGAGGTGCTAGAAAATGGACAGTGA
- a CDS encoding DUF6464 family protein, whose translation MEPDSLPTEVILTYPRRSLGKINLDWTPQPGNYLNLEGQTYAVLERSHRYQYKLGGYQLQKIALYVQSAPNTADRSLYNGRWVVGDATCQFNAHSEIMRCAVNPDGPCDRCRHYEPSAAAG comes from the coding sequence ATGGAACCAGATTCATTACCAACAGAGGTGATTTTGACGTATCCGCGTCGTTCTTTGGGTAAAATCAACCTCGACTGGACACCGCAACCGGGAAATTATCTGAATTTAGAAGGTCAAACTTACGCTGTTTTAGAACGCAGTCACCGTTACCAATATAAGCTAGGTGGCTATCAACTTCAAAAAATCGCTCTTTATGTTCAATCAGCGCCAAATACTGCCGATCGCAGTTTGTATAATGGGCGCTGGGTAGTGGGAGACGCAACTTGTCAGTTTAATGCACATTCAGAAATTATGCGTTGTGCAGTAAATCCAGACGGCCCATGCGATCGCTGTCGTCATTATGAACCATCAGCCGCTGCTGGATAA
- a CDS encoding diguanylate cyclase domain-containing protein, producing the protein MNDLELAQKEFGILDRVPEGVCILREDFIVIFWNRCLENWTGIYRNEILGQNIGNYFPHLRQPKYIFRLQQIFSGGPPTLFSSQLHKSILPCQLPDGRWRIQHTTVTPIPAINAAAEAEEKIGDRTDKQPFYALFVIEDVTDLTQRIQDYRTMRDQALEEINERKKVEEELRKSQHFIQKVADTAPYILYIYDLVNQNIFYVNEQINILLGYSIAEVQGMNINIFTELMQPEDLEQLPTHFAKFDFVQEGEIIEIDYRLRHRSGEWRWFHFREVIFTRTEEGKPRQILGTAQDISERKQAEAALQLQIEKERLMAGITQQIRRSLNLNEVLHTAVTEVRHFLQADRAIVCRFQHYGEWENQSLKSGIVTVESKSEDCQSILGVRLANYYLNKNYLCYYQQDDITKIDNINNENCHCSHQALLRDWQVKSSLEVPIRQGNNLWGVLMVHNCHLNRKWQSLEVDLMKQLANQLTIAIQQAELYQKLQVANQELARLASSDSLTQLANRRRFDEYLANEWRRLEREKAPLSLIICDVDFFKIYNDTYGHQAGDFCLQEVAIAIRQAVRRPADLVARYGGEEFAIILPHTPINGAYHVAEIIRQNVMGLKIHHAGSAISQYVTISVGITSVIPDHQCWPAKLIEAADKALYQAKQAGRNCAVCLQIESTIL; encoded by the coding sequence ATGAACGATCTAGAATTAGCACAAAAAGAATTTGGCATTCTCGATCGCGTTCCCGAAGGAGTTTGTATTCTTCGAGAAGATTTTATCGTCATATTTTGGAATCGCTGTCTAGAAAATTGGACGGGAATTTATCGTAATGAAATTTTAGGGCAAAATATTGGAAATTATTTCCCGCATTTACGTCAACCAAAATACATTTTTCGACTGCAACAAATTTTTTCTGGTGGGCCACCAACCCTCTTTTCTTCACAACTACACAAATCAATTCTTCCCTGTCAGTTACCAGATGGTCGATGGCGAATTCAGCATACTACAGTAACACCTATTCCAGCAATTAATGCGGCTGCGGAAGCCGAAGAAAAAATTGGCGATCGCACTGATAAACAACCATTTTATGCGTTATTTGTCATTGAAGATGTCACTGATTTAACACAACGCATTCAAGACTATCGCACCATGCGCGATCAGGCTTTAGAAGAAATTAATGAGCGGAAAAAAGTAGAAGAAGAATTGCGAAAAAGTCAGCATTTTATTCAAAAAGTTGCTGATACTGCTCCTTATATATTATACATATATGATTTAGTTAACCAAAACATATTTTATGTAAATGAACAAATCAATATATTATTGGGATATTCTATTGCTGAAGTTCAAGGAATGAATATAAATATTTTTACTGAATTGATGCAACCAGAAGATTTAGAGCAACTTCCGACTCATTTTGCTAAGTTCGATTTTGTCCAAGAAGGAGAAATAATTGAAATTGATTATCGGTTACGTCATAGATCGGGAGAATGGCGCTGGTTTCATTTTCGAGAAGTAATTTTTACTAGAACTGAAGAAGGGAAACCGCGACAAATTTTAGGAACTGCACAAGATATTAGCGAACGTAAACAAGCGGAAGCTGCTTTACAGTTGCAGATAGAAAAAGAAAGATTAATGGCGGGTATTACTCAACAAATTCGCCGTTCTTTAAATTTAAATGAAGTTCTCCATACTGCGGTAACAGAAGTGCGCCATTTTTTGCAAGCAGATCGAGCGATCGTTTGTCGCTTTCAACATTATGGAGAATGGGAAAATCAAAGTCTTAAATCGGGAATAGTTACTGTAGAATCAAAATCTGAAGATTGTCAAAGTATCTTAGGAGTAAGATTAGCAAATTATTACTTAAATAAAAACTATCTATGTTACTATCAACAAGATGATATTACAAAAATAGATAATATTAATAATGAAAATTGCCATTGCTCTCATCAAGCATTATTACGTGATTGGCAAGTAAAATCTAGCTTAGAAGTACCGATTCGCCAAGGCAATAATTTGTGGGGTGTCCTCATGGTGCATAATTGCCATTTAAATAGAAAATGGCAATCCTTAGAAGTAGATTTAATGAAACAATTAGCTAATCAATTAACGATCGCTATTCAACAAGCAGAACTTTACCAAAAACTCCAAGTAGCAAATCAAGAACTAGCAAGATTAGCATCATCAGATAGCTTAACACAATTAGCAAATCGCCGACGATTCGATGAATATTTAGCTAATGAATGGCGCAGATTAGAAAGAGAAAAAGCCCCCTTATCTTTAATTATTTGTGATGTAGATTTCTTCAAAATTTATAACGATACATACGGGCATCAAGCTGGAGATTTTTGTTTACAAGAAGTAGCAATAGCGATTCGTCAAGCCGTAAGAAGACCAGCAGATTTAGTTGCCCGCTACGGAGGAGAAGAATTTGCTATTATCCTACCTCACACTCCCATTAACGGTGCCTATCATGTAGCAGAAATTATTAGGCAAAATGTCATGGGATTAAAAATACATCATGCAGGTTCTGCCATTAGTCAATACGTTACTATTAGTGTCGGAATTACCAGCGTAATTCCCGATCATCAATGTTGGCCAGCTAAGCTAATTGAAGCAGCAGACAAAGCTCTTTATCAAGCAAAACAAGCTGGGAGAAATTGTGCGGTCTGTTTGCAAATAGAATCAACCATACTTTAA
- a CDS encoding chemotaxis protein CheC yields the protein MNLTFNHIDALQELVNIGVGRAAGVLNDMLDSPIRLHIPEVNLLTPEQLKSELKSQFNDSVLATVQLNFSGTFSGTAELVFPTESAADLVSVLTGEAIGTPDLDVVKIGALLEVGNIVLNGIMGSLSNALIEHLQYSLPTYNESKVNNFPIFADIDENTKILLAHTCFMIEQLHIAGDIILMFTVGSLDALLKAIDLAFGEAL from the coding sequence ATGAATCTAACATTTAATCATATCGATGCTTTACAGGAATTAGTGAATATTGGTGTCGGTCGAGCAGCTGGCGTATTAAATGATATGCTAGATTCTCCGATTCGATTACATATCCCAGAAGTAAACCTCCTAACTCCTGAACAATTAAAATCTGAATTAAAATCCCAATTTAATGATAGTGTATTGGCTACAGTACAGTTAAATTTTTCTGGTACTTTTAGTGGAACTGCTGAATTAGTTTTTCCTACAGAAAGTGCTGCTGATTTGGTATCGGTTCTGACGGGAGAAGCTATCGGCACTCCCGATCTAGATGTAGTAAAAATAGGAGCTTTATTGGAAGTAGGAAATATCGTTCTCAATGGTATTATGGGTTCTTTAAGCAATGCGTTAATTGAGCATTTGCAATATTCTTTACCTACTTATAATGAAAGTAAGGTAAATAACTTTCCAATTTTTGCTGACATTGATGAGAATACAAAAATTCTGTTAGCTCACACTTGTTTTATGATCGAACAATTACACATTGCTGGTGACATAATTTTAATGTTTACCGTTGGCTCTTTAGATGCTCTACTAAAAGCGATCGATCTAGCTTTTGGGGAAGCACTATGA
- a CDS encoding response regulator: MATILVIDDAALSRQVLRKILQTEGYTIWEAKNGIEALEILEKKQKKPDCILLDILMPEMGGVEFLTVMRQRELKIPTIVITADIQETTRIKCLQLGAMTVMHKLVKPNELRDCIKKALENLPPSEIYESNI, encoded by the coding sequence GTGGCAACAATACTAGTTATCGACGACGCAGCACTAAGTCGTCAAGTGCTTCGCAAAATTTTACAAACTGAAGGTTACACAATTTGGGAAGCGAAAAATGGAATAGAAGCCTTGGAAATACTTGAAAAAAAACAAAAGAAACCTGACTGCATTCTGCTAGATATTTTAATGCCAGAAATGGGAGGAGTAGAATTTCTTACCGTAATGCGTCAACGAGAATTGAAAATTCCTACAATTGTCATTACTGCTGATATTCAAGAAACTACACGAATAAAATGCTTGCAACTAGGTGCAATGACAGTTATGCACAAGTTAGTTAAACCAAATGAATTGCGCGATTGCATAAAAAAAGCATTAGAAAATTTACCCCCATCAGAAATTTATGAATCTAACATTTAA